In Theileria equi strain WA chromosome 4 map unlocalized gcontig_1105316255033, whole genome shotgun sequence, the following are encoded in one genomic region:
- a CDS encoding ankyrin repeat domain containing protein (encoded by transcript BEWA_012080A) yields MLSVDKTLGSVSLPLLEDVSSCDGEDISRLLVDFSRGDLLDKEKIPTEDLDALHEHYLKNYPENEQIYHIFASCYIERGQWKQARSNLYCRLYLLERTSQEYNDTINRLNYVEEQIFAEILPLPSIYKERLFFRNLESSTDIWTSQMGYTDSLKVNSFEKMEYNGADVIVSKRHLRPGELLLKSRPLSVAPWRIDPTKCNINKPNTDVNTPSYSCFHCLGIISNSLITSNTFIACPNNPHECPYIFCSEDCFLSNSSTHSSECEKISKIKAFSDKFLGNALALLVLRTLIRCKLLQDDCYRTVEFTESKGTVSKQNELLDQILNFEIDYPTIQLTHSYVLESADKFAYFLLKEIGAEFCLYLTVKELKHFIIALWINCTPVTPEIDSYGDNLQNPLGGVVLSFQTSEWKESTVPNCCINFDSNGYLTIRSIYEIEPETTLYLNTTMDKYLPEFIQATKFWSIRFLLSHSKDPRLTDNLCSIRCNTCINGFCQSLGLKSKFDENKNLPDVEWNSLEEGILCKSEVCYLWSCNECETIQTDDLNLLQNRANRLIKMVKQFYSSGQYLIAKKILEKFVDNWSGILHPSHYLMYNANLLLAGFWMNKAGGNPIMALKYLKRAFIMADEILPKACQERAYLYDRLANLMFKIHTLGGTERIYNDSAKGLILEASYNALWNWTIIAGSKSKEAISAMQKSRDFAFKLNVHTPPLYRKLSVDIPKKYFEILKTVTGSNVVSQTLMKNFVSNLCESADQSKNIFTSTAIDIAFLAAQDGSVTDPILDFLTDVESFGILQHGTGLSILGIAASNCNITLVSALLKSIQNRIAQNLEFIYRSSEYSELVEMSEASIMNLWFSIVGGNELGITPLIALVSMPQLYQNDSVKPLKLETESKIAKRIIDGASKCNNIFKEYQGKIMTQISTRFSEFLKVKVDIPGLLLDAKTGEILNCQTILHYASARGKIDLVQFLTNMGTDVNKINLEGATPLHIASLNGHCEIVELLIRFNAKIEAKLFTGETPLHLAVLNLHKPVVQILIEVYSKNSKNDISQGDCYTQISKFRERGPSIWHALVCGIYQNSHASETQDENASLESLIKRLLNAVKIAKLLAKSLNTHNIFGTYIWSSKLPSQLLQDHWKQSLEDYVGFPGYLDSRNCMDKTESHYSSFDQGISCDNDKLQDYVNDRIFAATRAVQLLAQILEKIERNGRE; encoded by the coding sequence ATGTTATCCGTGGATAAAACCCTAGGGTCTGTCTCATTGCCCCTTTTGGAAGATGTGTCATCATGCGATGGTGAGGATATATCAAGGCTACTGGTAGATTTTTCTCGAGGGGATCTTTTGGATAAGGAAAAGATTCCTACAGAAGATTTAGACGCATTACATGAACATTACTTGAAAAACTATCCTGAAAACGAGCAGATTTATCATATATTTGCATCATGTTATATCGAACGCGGACAATGGAAACAGGCACGTTCTAACCTTTATTGCAGACTATATCTACTTGAGAGAACTTCACAAgaatataatgatacaaTTAATAGATTGAACTATGTAGAAGAACAAATATTCGCGGAAATACTCCCTCTTCCCTCCATATACAAAGAACGGCTATTCTTTAGAAATTTAGAAAGTTCCACGGATATATGGACATCCCAAATGGGATATACAGATTCCTTAAAAGTGAATTCAtttgaaaaaatggaatataaTGGTGCGGATGTAATTGTATCAAAACGGCACTTACGCCCCGGAGAGTTGCTACTAAAATCAAGACCACTTTCTGTAGCCCCCTGGAGAATAGATCCAACAAAATGTAATATTAACAAACCGAACACTGATGTTAATACACCAAGTTATTCCTGTTTCCACTGTTTAGGCATAATATCAAACTCACTGATTACCTCAAATACATTTATCGCATGTCCAAACAATCCACACGAATGCCCttatatattttgttcAGAAGACTGCTTTTTGAGTAATTCGTCTACCCATTCTTCCGAATGTGAAAAAATATCAAAGATAAAAGCGTTTTCAGACAAGTTTTTGGGGAATGCATTAGCCTTACTTGTATTACGCACCTTAATTCGGTGCAAATTACTCCAAGACGATTGTTATAGAACAGTAGAGTTTACAGAATCTAAAGGGACTGTGTCCAAACAAAATGAACTATTGGATCAAATCctaaattttgaaattgaCTATCCAACGATTCAGCTAACCCACTCGTACGTTTTGGAATCAGCCGATAAATTTGCTTACTTTCTTTTGAAGGAAATTGGTGCGGAATTTTGTCTCTACTTAACTGTTAAGGAACTTAAACACTTTATCATTGCATTATGGATTAATTGTACACCCGTTACCCCTGAAATTGACTCATATGGAGATAACCTCCAGAATCCTTTAGGTGGTGTCGTTCTCAGTTTTCAAACGTCTGAATGGAAAGAGTCTACGGTTCCGAACTGTTGTATTAATTTTGATAGTAATGGTTATCTTACCATACGCTCTATATATGAAATAGAACCTGAAACTACATTATATCTAAATACAACTATGGACAAGTATTTGCCTGAGTTTATTCAAGCTACCAAATTCTGGTCTATTCGTTTCTTACTTTCCCATTCAAAGGATCCTAGGTTGACAGACAATTTATGTTCCATTAGGTGCAATACATGCATAAATGGATTTTGCCAATCCTTAGGGTTAAAATCTAAGTTTGATGAGAATAAAAACCTGCCTGATGTAGAATGGAATTCATTAGAGGAAGGTATTTTATGTAAATCCGAAGTCTGCTACCTATGGAGTTGTAATGAGTGTGAGACAATACAAACGGATGATCTGAATTTGCTACAGAATAGGGCAAATAGATTAATTAAAATGGTAAAACAATTTTATTCATCTGGTCAATATTTAATTGCTAAAAAAATACTTGAGAAATTCGTTGATAATTGGTCTGGAATTTTGCATCCTAGTCATTACTTAATGTACAATGCAAATTTGTTATTGGCTGGATTTTGGATGAACAAAGCAGGTGGAAATCCCATCATGGCCttgaaatatttaaaaagaGCATTTATAATGGCTGATGAGATATTACCAAAAGCTTGTCAAGAGAGGGCATATTTATATGATAGATTGGCGAATCTTATGTTTAAGATTCATACTCTGGGAGGAACGGAACGCATTTACAATGATTCTGCAAAAGGACTAATATTAGAGGCATCATATAATGCACTTTGGAACTGGACTATTATAGCCGGTTCTAAATCGAAAGAGGCCATATCTGCTATGCAAAAGTCTAGAGATTTTGCCTTCAAACTTAATGTTCATACTCCTCCTCTATACAGAAAATTGAGCGTTGATATCCCAAaaaagtattttgagatCCTTAAGACTGTAACAGGAAGTAACGTAGTTTCTCAAACACTAATGAAAAACTTTGTTTCAAATCTTTGTGAATCCGCAGATCaatcaaaaaatatttttacaagtaCTGCAATTGATATCGCATTTCTCGCTGCTCAAGATGGAAGTGTTACTGATCCCATACTGGACTTTTTGACAGACGTTGaatcttttggaattttacAACATGGTACAGGATTAAGTATTTTGGGTATTGCAGCTTCTAATTGCAATATTACCCTGGTTAGTGCTTTACTTAAGTCTATTCAAAATCGCATAGCCCAGAATTTAGAATTCATTTATCGCTCAAGTGAATATTCTGAGCTAGTTGAGATGTCAGAAGCTTCCATTATGAATTTATGGTTCTCGATTGTTGGAGGTAATGAGCTTGGAATAACACCCCTGATAGCTCTTGTATCTATGCCTCAACTCTACCAAAATGACAGTGTAAAACCGCTCAAGCTAGAAACAGAGAGCAAAATTGCAAAAAGAATAATTGACGGTGCATCAAAATGCaacaatatttttaaagaatatcaAGGGAAAATTATGACACAAATTTCTACCAGATTTTCGGAGTTCCTTAAAGTAAAAGTTGACATACCAGGGTTACTATTGGATGCAAAAACAGGTGAAATCCTCAATTGCCAAACTATACTTCACTATGCATCAGCCAGAGGTAAAATTGACTTGGTACAATTTTTGACAAATATGGGTACTGATGTCAATAAAATTAATCTTGAGGGTGCCACCCCCTTACACATTGCATCGTTGAATGGTCATTGTGAGATTGTTGAGCTTCTCATTCGCTTCAATGCTAAAATAGAAGCAAAACTCTTCACCGGAGAAACTCCACTCCATTTGGCTGTATTGAACTTACACAAACCAGTGGTCCAAATTCTAATTGAGGTATACAGTAAAAATTCAAAGAATGACATTTCACAAGGTGATTGTTACACccaaatttcaaaattccGTGAAAGAGGACCATCTATTTGGCATGCCCTCGTTTGCggaatttatcaaaattcTCATGCTTCTGAAACGCAAGACGAAAATGCGTCCCTAGAATCTCTCATAAAGAGGCTTCTAAATGCAGTTAAAATCGCAAAGCTATTAGCAAAATCGCTAAATACACACAATATTTTTGGCACATACATTTGGTCAAGTAAACTACCATCACAGCTACTACAAGATCACTGGAAACAGTCACTTGAAGACTATGTGGGATTCCCTGGATACTTGGATAGTAGGAATTGTATGGATAAGACGGAATCTCATTATAGCAGTTTTGATCAAGGCATTTCATGTGACAATGACAAACTTCAAGATTATGTAAACGATAGAATCTTCGCTGCCACTAGAGCTGTACAGCTACTTGCGCagattcttgaaaaaattgaGAGGAATGGTCGTGAATAA
- a CDS encoding conserved hypothetical protein (encoded by transcript BEWA_012090A), whose product MGDFTGESSATDRNNNKKLPNFNPMSTRNPIMSAMSSSIQQTAFALAKANSEKQQTQHDRKILDIKDTSLDWGPTQVIIDIDDTVKSSGGYKIFNVHLGGVDTQYGRGELYPGSFQFILELSMYKMGKNRKPLLLAVLTTRIPQVPITVDSALNMRLREVAEKRGVLNWGIDCNNKILYSTLKEWVFNESRGEKKFVNFRKLHKYVSSENSDARYIWIGDTGDRDLEAGEMMIKYFPGRIRAVFMHCVTPSGNGSSGMPNDYYLKSVPVLFFRTYVGAAKKAVEHGLLNHNALSRVLVRAVLDLSENETSDHSKWKDLIKDILEVEEIANLKRYEAGLVVKTRAIIESKIRELSQSSL is encoded by the exons ATGGGCGATTTTACCGGAGAAAGCTCTGCAACAGATC GCAATAATAATAAAAAACTACCAAACTTTAATCCTATGTCTACAAGAAATCCAATTATGTCTGCAATGAGCTCATCAATTCAACAAACGGCATTTGCACTTGCCAAG GCAAATTCTGAGAAACAACAGACCCAGCATGATCGTAAAATTTTAGATATTAAGGATACATCTCTAGATTGGGGTCCAACCCAG GTCATTATTGACATCGACGATACTGTGAAATCTAGTGGAGGCTACAAAATCTTCAATGTCCATCTAGGTGGTGTAGATACTCAATATGGGAGAGGGGAACTTTATCCTGGCTCATTTCAGTTTATCCTCGAGTTGTCAATGTACAAAATGGGAAAAAACAGAAAGCCACTGCTTTTGGCTGTTTTGACGACTAGAATCCCACAG GTTCCAATTACCGTTGATTCTGCACTGAATATGAGACTCAGAGAGGTTGCAGAAAAACGCGGTGTTTTAAATTGGGGGATAGATTGTAATAACAAAATCCTTTATTCGACTCTAAAGGAGTGGGTTTTTAATGAATCACGCGGGGAGAAGAAATTTGTCAATTTTAGAAAGCTACACAAATACGTTTCTAGTGAAAATAGCGATGCCAGATATATTTGGATTGGAGATACTGGTGACAGGGATCTTGAGGCTGGagaaatgatgataaagtaTTttcctggaagaataaggGCAGTTTTTATGCACTGTGTTACACCTTCCGGAAATGGATCATCTGGCATGCCGAATGACTACTACTTAAAATCCGTTCCAGTTTTGTTTTTCCGGACATACGTCGGAGCTGCTAAAAAAGCTGTAGAACATGGATTGCTTAACCACAATGCCCTTTCTAGAGTTTTGGTCAGAGCTGTTTTGGATTTGAGTGAAAATGAAACCTCAGATCATTCGAAGTGGAAGGATTTGATAAAGGATATTCTG GAAGTGGAAGAAATCGCAAACCTCAAACGATACGAAGCAGGATTAGTTGTCAAAACAAGAGCCATTATAGAATCAAAAATTAGAGAATTATCGCAATCCTCACTTTGA